Proteins encoded together in one Lysinibacter cavernae window:
- a CDS encoding CTP synthase → MVDNINAGNQNGITKHIFVTGGVVSSLGKGLTAASLGNLLTARGLRVVMQKLDPYLNVDPGTMNPFQHGEVFVTDDGCEADLDIGHYERFLDVNLDRAANVTTGQIYSTVIAKERRGEYLGDTVQVIPHITDEIKNRMRAQAELDPRPDVIITEVGGTVGDIESQPFLESARQLRHELGRKNVFFVHVSLVPFMGASGEQKTKPTQHSVAALRSIGIQPDAIVLRSDRPVTDANKRKIALMCDVDSDAVVNAIDVPSIYDIPGMLNDQGLDGYIVERFGLPASQVDWSGWQPVLDAVHNPKHELTIGLVGKYIDLPDAYLSVTEALKAGGFAHGAKVSIRWIPSDDCESDEGAAEALAEVDGICVPGGFGIRGIEGKLGALRFARENGIPVLGLCLGLQCMVIEYARNVAGLEGASSTEFDPETPVPVIATMAEQVDIIDGGDLGGTMRLGLYQAALGADSIVAELYGSTLIEERHRHRYEVNNAYRAAIADAGLVFSGTSPDGELVEFVELPREVHPFYVSTQAHPELRSRPGRPHPLFAGLVQASLDRQQASRLFEVKSEDA, encoded by the coding sequence GTGGTAGATAACATTAACGCGGGCAATCAAAACGGCATTACGAAGCACATTTTTGTGACTGGTGGTGTCGTTTCTTCGTTGGGCAAGGGGCTTACGGCGGCCAGTCTCGGCAACCTGCTCACGGCCCGCGGACTCCGCGTGGTCATGCAGAAGCTTGACCCGTATCTCAACGTAGATCCTGGAACGATGAACCCGTTCCAGCACGGTGAAGTCTTCGTGACCGATGATGGCTGCGAGGCTGACCTCGACATCGGGCACTACGAGCGTTTCCTCGATGTGAACCTCGACAGGGCCGCAAACGTCACGACCGGTCAGATCTACTCAACCGTGATCGCGAAGGAACGCCGGGGCGAGTACCTTGGCGACACCGTTCAGGTCATTCCGCACATCACCGACGAGATCAAAAACCGGATGCGCGCGCAGGCCGAGCTTGACCCTCGCCCAGACGTCATCATCACCGAGGTTGGTGGAACCGTTGGCGACATTGAGTCGCAGCCGTTCCTTGAGTCGGCCCGCCAGCTGCGCCACGAGCTCGGACGCAAAAACGTCTTCTTTGTGCACGTCTCACTCGTTCCCTTCATGGGAGCGTCAGGCGAGCAGAAGACAAAGCCAACGCAGCACTCCGTTGCGGCCCTTCGCTCGATCGGCATCCAGCCAGACGCCATTGTGCTTCGCAGCGACCGCCCAGTGACCGACGCAAATAAGCGCAAGATCGCGCTCATGTGTGACGTTGATTCAGACGCAGTCGTTAACGCAATCGACGTGCCAAGCATCTACGACATCCCCGGCATGCTCAACGATCAGGGCCTTGACGGCTACATCGTTGAACGCTTTGGCCTGCCCGCATCGCAGGTTGACTGGAGCGGCTGGCAGCCGGTTCTGGATGCCGTCCACAACCCAAAGCACGAACTCACCATCGGACTTGTTGGTAAATACATCGACCTGCCAGACGCTTACCTTTCGGTTACAGAGGCGCTCAAAGCCGGCGGCTTTGCGCACGGGGCCAAGGTCAGCATCCGCTGGATACCCTCCGACGACTGCGAGTCGGACGAGGGAGCAGCGGAAGCGCTCGCCGAGGTTGACGGAATCTGTGTGCCGGGTGGCTTCGGCATCCGCGGCATCGAGGGCAAGCTTGGCGCGCTCCGGTTTGCGCGCGAGAACGGTATCCCCGTGCTCGGCCTGTGCCTAGGCCTCCAGTGCATGGTTATTGAGTATGCCCGTAACGTCGCAGGCCTTGAGGGAGCGTCCTCGACAGAGTTCGACCCTGAGACACCCGTTCCTGTTATTGCCACGATGGCCGAGCAGGTTGACATCATCGACGGGGGAGACCTTGGCGGAACCATGCGCCTTGGCCTGTACCAGGCGGCGCTCGGTGCCGACTCTATCGTTGCGGAGCTGTACGGTTCGACGCTGATTGAAGAGCGTCACCGCCACCGTTACGAGGTGAACAACGCGTACCGTGCGGCGATTGCCGACGCAGGACTCGTCTTCTCCGGAACCAGCCCAGATGGCGAGCTTGTCGAGTTTGTTGAGCTGCCCCGCGAGGTACACCCGTTCTACGTGTCCACCCAGGCCCACCCGGAGCTGCGTTCACGCCCAGGTCGTCCACACCCGCTGTTTGCCGGTCTGGTGCAGGCATCCCTTGACCGCCAGCAGGCAAGCCGCCTGTTCGAGGTAAAGTCAGAGGATGCCTAA
- a CDS encoding DUF3817 domain-containing protein → MSPRNLFRLFAFAEAVTWAFLLIAMFLKYVTQTTDAVVPIAGGLHGFVFLSYVLTTSFVWVNQRWSVGRGMLGLVSSVLPFTTIPFELVVDRKGGLDGPWRLVPGGDAPHGFIEHVQAWVLRRPFVAIGLGVLAVAAVFVVLLILGPPIPKG, encoded by the coding sequence ATGTCGCCGCGCAATCTTTTCCGACTCTTCGCATTTGCCGAGGCGGTGACCTGGGCCTTTCTCCTCATCGCGATGTTTCTCAAATACGTGACGCAGACGACGGATGCCGTTGTTCCGATTGCGGGAGGGCTACACGGCTTTGTTTTCCTGAGCTATGTGCTCACAACCTCCTTCGTCTGGGTCAACCAACGGTGGTCGGTTGGCCGCGGAATGCTGGGACTCGTCTCCTCGGTACTGCCGTTTACGACTATCCCATTTGAGCTTGTTGTTGACCGCAAGGGCGGCCTCGACGGGCCGTGGCGGCTTGTGCCCGGTGGCGACGCGCCACACGGATTTATTGAACATGTACAGGCCTGGGTGCTGCGGCGCCCATTCGTGGCGATTGGTCTTGGCGTACTTGCCGTTGCCGCCGTCTTTGTGGTCTTGCTGATTCTTGGCCCACCAATTCCGAAGGGTTAG
- a CDS encoding AI-2E family transporter: MAFRAKRTPSASRPAAKQASEAAAVDAVGPSLDDDLLEESARRPSKEISVRSPFALGFIVTMGGLLAIVVGAAIGQLSTIIVYIVAALFVALGLDPIVRWLEKKKMSRGLSIGVVFGAFTLIVGGLLAIIVPLLAQQIGEFVRLAPRYLTDIRNQEWFKDFSKQFGDAVDLGGLIDLGIGFINKPENWTNLAGGIWHAGIGIANGVTATIIVLILSLYFLASLSKMKQGAYSIVPRSSRRKVIDITEQVSKSIGGYVNGMVLLALLNAGLGFIAMTIFGVPFAGVVAVVVFLLALIPLIGSVLATGVVVVIGLFNSPGTAIGIGIYYIIYMQLEAYLLTPRIMNRVVSVPGSLVVIGALAGGTLLGLLGALIAIPVTAALLMIVKQVVVPAQNRR; encoded by the coding sequence ATGGCCTTTCGAGCAAAACGCACACCGTCAGCATCCCGCCCCGCAGCAAAGCAAGCATCAGAGGCCGCGGCTGTGGATGCTGTTGGCCCGAGCCTTGACGATGACCTCCTCGAAGAATCCGCGCGCCGCCCGAGTAAAGAGATAAGCGTGCGTTCGCCGTTTGCCCTTGGCTTCATCGTGACAATGGGTGGGCTGCTTGCGATTGTTGTTGGGGCGGCCATCGGCCAGCTGTCAACGATTATCGTGTACATCGTTGCGGCGTTGTTTGTTGCCCTCGGACTCGACCCGATTGTGCGCTGGCTCGAAAAGAAGAAGATGAGTAGGGGGCTCTCAATCGGCGTCGTATTTGGCGCGTTCACCCTCATCGTTGGTGGGCTGCTCGCGATCATTGTGCCGCTACTTGCCCAGCAAATTGGCGAGTTCGTTCGCCTCGCCCCACGATATCTGACCGATATTCGCAATCAAGAGTGGTTCAAGGACTTCTCTAAGCAATTTGGTGACGCCGTTGACCTTGGCGGACTCATCGACCTCGGGATCGGCTTCATCAACAAGCCGGAGAACTGGACAAACCTCGCCGGCGGCATCTGGCACGCGGGTATTGGCATCGCCAACGGGGTGACGGCCACGATCATCGTGTTGATCCTGAGCCTGTACTTCTTGGCGTCACTCAGCAAGATGAAGCAGGGAGCCTATTCGATCGTTCCACGGTCGAGCCGCCGCAAGGTCATTGACATTACCGAGCAGGTCTCCAAATCTATTGGTGGATACGTCAACGGTATGGTCCTGCTTGCCCTGCTGAACGCGGGACTCGGCTTTATCGCGATGACGATCTTCGGCGTTCCGTTTGCCGGCGTGGTTGCGGTTGTGGTCTTCCTGCTCGCCCTGATCCCGCTGATTGGCTCGGTGCTCGCGACTGGCGTTGTGGTGGTCATCGGCCTGTTCAACTCGCCGGGGACGGCAATCGGTATTGGCATTTACTACATCATCTACATGCAGCTTGAGGCGTATCTGCTGACGCCTCGCATTATGAACCGTGTGGTTTCTGTTCCCGGATCACTCGTTGTTATCGGAGCGCTCGCAGGTGGTACGTTGCTTGGCCTCCTTGGCGCACTCATCGCAATCCCGGTGACGGCAGCATTGCTCATGATCGTGAAGCAGGTCGTCGTCCCCGCACAGAATCGGCGCTAG
- the recN gene encoding DNA repair protein RecN produces MINELSIRDLGVIKDARLPLGPGFTAITGETGAGKTMVVTALGLLLGARADASSVRSGASQARVQGIWHVGDSPSIARRVDDVGGEIEAGELILSRAVSSEGRSRATVGGSAAPAGVLGELASELIVVHGQSDQQRLRSVSAQREVLDRFAGTPVATALAAYQEIYNRLSEHRAERDGLSDDRERRQREAAELRLAVDEIAAVAPQRGEDTELAERSEILTNSEAIRTATAGAREAISAEDAEAPGFDARSLIETARRELERAVAFDPALAAVTESVTSASFLLDDAVTELSRYLAGLDEDTTRELEQVQERRASIATLMRKYGPELSDVIALESTAGQRLFELDGDDDRIAVLATLIDDDEAALVGAGDTLSQLRREAGDRLAANVSHELSALAMPDAQLVVSVEPLAEPASHGADDISILLQPHQGSDPRPLGKGASGGELSRVMLAIEVVVAGTDPVPTFVFDEVDAGVGGASAIEIGKRLARLAESSQVIVVTHLAQVAAFANNHLQVVKDSSGGYTESSVTTLTGDARVGEIARLLSGLSDSSSALTHARELLELSHNS; encoded by the coding sequence GTGATTAACGAACTGTCTATTCGTGACCTCGGCGTGATTAAGGACGCGAGGCTTCCGCTTGGCCCCGGCTTCACCGCCATTACCGGAGAAACCGGTGCCGGTAAAACAATGGTTGTCACGGCACTTGGTCTGCTGCTTGGCGCTCGTGCCGATGCCAGCTCTGTGCGCTCGGGGGCGTCGCAGGCACGAGTCCAGGGCATCTGGCACGTTGGCGACTCACCCTCGATTGCCCGGCGAGTGGATGACGTTGGCGGCGAGATCGAAGCGGGGGAGCTCATCCTCAGCCGAGCCGTTTCGAGCGAAGGACGCAGTAGGGCCACCGTTGGCGGGAGCGCGGCACCCGCAGGCGTACTCGGCGAGCTTGCGTCCGAGCTGATTGTGGTGCACGGGCAGTCCGATCAGCAGCGGCTCCGCTCTGTCAGCGCCCAGCGTGAGGTGCTTGACCGTTTTGCCGGCACTCCCGTTGCCACGGCCCTTGCCGCCTACCAAGAGATTTACAACCGCCTCAGCGAACACCGGGCCGAACGCGACGGTCTGTCCGACGACCGCGAACGGCGACAGCGGGAAGCCGCAGAGCTTCGCCTTGCCGTCGACGAAATCGCCGCGGTTGCTCCGCAGCGTGGCGAAGACACGGAGCTCGCAGAACGTTCCGAGATCCTGACCAATAGCGAGGCCATCCGCACCGCGACCGCAGGGGCGCGTGAGGCGATCTCGGCCGAAGACGCCGAGGCCCCAGGATTTGACGCCCGCAGCCTCATCGAAACGGCCAGGAGAGAGCTCGAACGAGCCGTCGCTTTTGACCCTGCGCTCGCGGCCGTCACCGAATCCGTGACGAGCGCCAGCTTCTTGCTTGACGACGCCGTGACGGAACTCTCTCGATACCTTGCCGGACTCGACGAAGACACAACGCGCGAGCTTGAGCAGGTGCAGGAGCGTCGAGCATCCATCGCCACCCTCATGCGTAAATACGGCCCAGAGCTCAGCGATGTGATCGCCCTTGAATCCACCGCAGGCCAACGCCTGTTCGAACTCGACGGTGACGACGACCGCATCGCGGTTCTCGCAACGCTTATCGATGATGACGAGGCAGCTCTTGTTGGCGCAGGCGACACCCTCAGCCAGCTGCGCCGTGAGGCCGGCGACCGGCTCGCGGCCAACGTTTCGCACGAGCTTTCTGCCCTCGCCATGCCCGATGCTCAACTTGTTGTCTCAGTTGAGCCCCTTGCCGAACCAGCCAGCCACGGCGCTGACGACATCAGCATCCTGCTGCAGCCGCATCAGGGAAGCGACCCTCGTCCGCTCGGTAAGGGCGCGTCTGGAGGCGAGCTCTCACGCGTCATGCTCGCCATCGAGGTGGTTGTTGCTGGCACAGACCCGGTGCCGACGTTTGTGTTTGACGAGGTTGACGCAGGTGTTGGCGGTGCCTCCGCCATCGAGATCGGTAAGCGACTTGCCAGACTCGCGGAATCATCGCAGGTTATTGTCGTGACTCACCTTGCGCAGGTGGCCGCCTTTGCCAATAACCACCTGCAGGTCGTTAAAGACAGCTCAGGGGGATACACCGAGAGCAGCGTAACCACGCTCACCGGCGATGCCAGAGTTGGCGAGATCGCCCGACTGCTGTCGGGTTTGAGCGACTCTTCGAGTGCGCTCACGCACGCACGGGAGCTACTAGAACTGTCGCACAACAGCTGA